Within Sorghum bicolor cultivar BTx623 chromosome 2, Sorghum_bicolor_NCBIv3, whole genome shotgun sequence, the genomic segment GATTTATTTATTTGCGAATGATTTGAAAAGCGAGCTGAAGGAACTAACAATCGATGAGAAAGGGAAGCACGAGCTTATGCTATTGCTAATGCGATCATTACGACACCTAGCATAGCAAAGCCACCTGCGCTGGTTGCAGTAAACAAAAGCCTCATCAGCATATAAAAAAGATGATTACGGCAACCTGCTCCAGGTTATCTAACGGGGGCACCGAATAGAACCAATCAGGCAATGGGATCTGAGAAGAAGCTGGACGAGAAAAGGTAGAGAGGTTCACATGCAGCCGATACAAGATTCCGGTCAAGTTTCTCAAGGAGACTCGTTTCGTGCAAACACCTCCGGGTGTCAGGTTGCGGTTCATGCCTCACACTTCCGCCGGGAAGCTTACAAGCCAAAGATGCCCTGCTGCCATGTGATGCTCGAAATCTAGCAAAGAGGTAGGCTAGGAACGGATAGCTGCATCAAATCTAAGGGGTGTACCAGTGCATTGCACCGGCCGAACAAAATGCACCGACCATTTGGAACCGCTAGGCAGCGGATCGGACAACAGAACAGCACATCAAACATTAGATTGGGAGAAACCGAACATATTAGATGGAGTTCAGCATGCAGTCCTAAAAGCTATAGAAAAAAAGCGAGGTTGCAACATAAACGCCGCAAAAAGTGCCGGTGCATGATTATTTGTGTTGTCCTTTTGTGTAGATCACATGATTATTTGTGTTGCTACTTGTTATATTACACAGTTTGACGCAAATGAGTGCAGCCGAACAATGATAACCTTAACGACGAAGTGAATAACAGAAAAACAGAAACATAAGCAGATAATTAGCAGGTACCCACCCCAGATGCAAATGCCTACTGAGAaaaagcaagctacacaagcaaatAAAGAATTCTTAAGGTCGGTTAAGCAGGGAAGACAAGCAAACAAACTATTCAACAGATCAGTTACGCACGAAGATACTGTGTTGGTAGTTTAGTAACAGATACGTGAAACCAGAAAACATACCGACTTTTCAAGCTAAAGACTGATCGTATATGGGACGCAGTCGGTCTATGAATAGTTTAGatccgatttttttttttttttgaattttgccaCTAtagttttttcatttttatttgacaaacattattcaatcatagagtaattaggcttaagatTGCAAATGGGGCGGCGGCAGTCAGCCCACGCAGCGTCCGCGAGAGCTGCAACAGAGTTAGCGGGCATATGCGGCAGCCCGCGCAGCGTTGCTAGCTTTTTGTGGCTTCTGAGGCCAGGCAGTTACCATCAACGCCACGGGATGATGGGACACAGGATGAGCGACTGAGAAGAGAGACACAACAACAACGGCCAGTATCGGCGCCGGCACTCGTCCGCCCACCTCAGCAGCAGCTCCCGTCGCTGGCACCAGTTGTGCCAACCTCGTCGGTGTTTCCTTCAGCGCCACCGTCGGTGCCTCTACCCGTGCTGTGACGTCACATCGGATTTGCTGCCACCGCCACCTGCATTGCTTAGGCTAAAAAAATGTAACTGCCGTAGTTGTCGCAGCAGCAGGGGGCTAAGGTCGTCGCTGCCGACGATCCAGCTCACATCTCAAAGGCAGGTTGCAGGCTTGCTGTGCCGCTGGGTAATGCGGGTTGGCCACATAGCACCGGTAAAATGATGTGGGCTATGATGCGGGTTCTGGTGAGTTTGTGGCACGGGCTGTCCCAGCGGGCTTGCGGCAACCCGCTGCCACTTGCATccttaattaggcttaaaagattcgtctcgcgatttacagacaaattgtgcaattagtttttgttttcatctatatttagtactccatgcatgtgccgcaagatttgatgtgacggagacttaaaaagtttttggtttttggggtgaactaaacaaggccagtaaGGTTCTCATGCTATTAAATCAAGTATTCATTTCGAAGCAGTTCAAATCATGTGAAGCAAGGACTGTTGGTCCTGTATGGTACATCTCAGCACCTCTAATTGAATGAATGCCACCATAAATCTTCAAAAATGCTAACCACTACCTAAAAATGTCCCGTAAAGCTCAAACAATTTGACAGGTACAGTGGTACACATCTACCTAAAAAGTGCAGTAAGGTACAATTTCCCAAACCTAATttcagaaaaggaaaaaaaaaagggattGGAGCCCAACAGGCAGGGTCCAAAAACTGAAGCCAGAATCTCTTCTGGAGTTTTCTGGTACCAGAACTGGCAACCTAATGTAGTCTCAGGAATAGTTGACTACAAGTGATTATGACTTACAAGATCCAGCTTTTCCTTGCCCGACTCTATACCACTGGTGGGCAATCACAACAGTGAACACCCTAAGGCCCATGTTTCCAAAAATAATTCAAACATTAGAAGCGAATGGCAACAGGGGATCCTTTGCTTGTAAACTTCCTAGCCTAAACCTAAGACTCAGCTTCACAAGTTTAGGCCAGAAACGGTCACCTCCAACATCAATCAACTTAGCTAACAGCTAAGGTCGTGTCCCAAAAACTCACATTACTTGTAGCACTCAAAATTTGACCCTCATACATCTAATCCAACAAATTTTACTCAGGAAGCTTGGGTACAACATAAGAAAAGATACCTTTTATGTGCGACTACACTTCCATAACAATCTTGCACATGGAGATCAGCAAGCAGATAGTCCACTCCACAATGCATCATTAGCAGGGTGGCTAATAAAACCCCGATCAACCATCAGTTCAACAAGCTCTTCGTGCTTCTTGAGCTGTCCAGCCTTTCTCAAAAGGACCAATACCATATCACGCACCTGCTTTGAAGGTTTAAAGGATTTCTCCTCGATCATTTCCTTTAGTGTTGCGTGTGCACGCTTCCAGTTTCCCCTCCCGCAGAATGCCTCAATCAGAGCCGCATAGGTGTGCATGTTTGGCTCTATTCCTTCCACATCCATGTTCTTCTTCATCCTCAGAACCATATCCATTGACTTCTCCTTATTGAACAACTTTAGAAGGCAGTTATATGTAACAACATTTGGTTTGCATTGCAGCTCCCTCATTTTCTCATACAACTTATGTGCAGCACCTATGTTGCCAAGCACAACTAACAGCCTGAACATGGGATTGAACGTGTGGCAGTCAGGAACACACTTTTTTGCTATCATTTTGTCAAGCACCTTCAGCGCTGCATCAAGGTTGCCCTGCCCCTTCCCACAATGCGTCTCGATCAAGAAGTTGTATGTGATAATGTCTGGCTCACACCGAAGCTGGTGCATCTGGTTATGCACCTGGAGCACCTGCTCAGAACGGCCAGCCTTGACATGCGCCCGCATGATAGCATTGAACGTCGCTGTGTTTGGGGGGCACCCAGAATCGATCATCTGGCACAGGAGCTCCTGCGCACGGGGAACCTGTCCCGCACGATACATTGCATCGATCACAGCAGTGTAGGTATACACATTCGGCATGATCCCTGACTGCTGCATCTCTGCAAACACGCGCTCCGCCTCATCGAGCTGCCCGGCGCGGCACCACGCGTGGACCACGGCTGTGTAGAGCACAACATCAGGTGTGAAGACAGTCCTGCAGCTGTCGAACAGCGCCTGTGCCTCACTGGCAAGGCGCTTCTTGGAGAGAGCAGCCAGGAGGGATGCCAGTGTGGCAGGCTCCGGAGCCCCGGAGCCGTACTCCTCCATGCGGCGGAACAGGTCGGCAGCCTCCGACGGCATCTCCGCTCGGACATAGCGGCGGATCAAGGCGAAGATGAGCCGCGATGAGATGGGGACGGCTCGCTCCCTCATTTCGTCGAGCAGGTGGCGCGCGAGTGAGAAATGGTGGTGCTTGGCGAGCAGGTCTATCATGGAGGCGTAGAGATCGGGGAGGGAGTCGGCGGGAAGGGAAGCGGCGATGTGGCGGAAGAAGGCGGCGGCCTCGGGGAGCGGGACGCCGCGGCGGAGCGCGaggaggcggcggaggaggtggagcggCAGGTGAGGCGGAGGCGGGGAAGGGAGCAGGTCGGAGATGGTGGACGAGAGGGACGGGAGCGGATCGAACGGTGGGGATACCGGGAGCTCGGCTGTCGGGTTGGCGCGGCGGTGGTCGAGGAGCGCCGCGTGCAGGGCGTCCAGGAGCTTGGTGTCGTCGCGGGTCAGGGGCGGGGGCGACGGGTCCGTGTCCGTTGGGGGCGACGGGCTCGGTGAGCCCTCGCAGAGATGGCGCAGGAAGACGATGCGGCCGGTGGCGGGAAAGTGGTGCTTGGACTTGAGGAAGAGAGCCATggcgtggcggtggcggtggcgggggACGGGGGAGGAGAAGCAGACGCCGATGAGGATGAAAAACTTCTCGTAGGGTtttgggtttgggatttttgtcCATCGTGTTCGATTGTCTTGGGCCGTATGAGTTCAGGCTTCTGGGAGTGAGGCCTTATTGTAGTTTAGGCCCATGAAGGTAACAGAGAGATACtggttttctaaaaaaaaaacagagagatGTTGATGGTGCCTGGCTTGGCTGGGTGCTGTTTGTACGTACTTTTGTACAGATGATGATGGTGCCGGTCTTAGCCCCTACGTTCATATTCCCGTTTTTGTATTCCACATTCTAAGAACGTCTATATTCTAGAATCTGCGAAGCTTATCAGCCTATCTTAATCACCTGAGACGAAAACATAACCCCACTTTTGTATTCTCATTCTCATTTTATTATAAAATAGTATCCTAAGTTTCCATATCTATTCTGTTCCGAAAACAGGGATCGGAAACACCGACTCACCGCTCACGGATTGGTGCGATCAGATGGGCGATGGCGTGACCAGTACACAGGCAGCTGACGTGTACcatatatctttttttttttgcaacgtGTGCATGCCGCACACAGACGTGTACCATATATCTGATCATGGGAACGCAACGAATCGTGTGAAAGAGGAAACGTCTCTCTCGACAGGGATAGGTATTAAGCTGCAGCGTCTTTCGTCGATCACCTCCTCATTTCTTCTGCTCACGGTCAATCTtccattattatatatatatatcagaaTTACCAAGTCCGTACGACGTCCTTGCTGGCTGGCTGTTTCAGAGGTGGCACGACGAATGTTGTTCCAACGACAAAATTCGACGGTTAGAATATATATTTACTCTACTATACCAGTAACATTGGACTGCGTCTTTACGCACGATTGGCAAATGCAACGGCATGTTTGGTGGGCTTCGATGGGTCAATTTGTGCCATTACTTAAACATAAAGAAAGAATCAGTCTAGTTAGTGGTAACAAACTTCCTCAATGTGTGTGGCCATGGCGACGCTTTCCCCCATCTTTTCTCGACCCGTCGCCTTTCACAGTTACTCGTAGTCGTAGCCGGCAGATGTGAACACTCGAAAGCCGCGGCCACTGTAGCACTGTACCACGCCAGCAGAGCAAACCAGCAACGGCGTCGTGATCCTGCACAGCTGCCGCTGGCCCCGCTGCGCCACACCCACACGCCTTGGCGGCTTCGCGCGCACCGCGGCACCGGCGCCCAGGGCGCGTGAGGGGCTAGGAAACCGGCGTTCGCAATCGCGCGCGCACCAACCGCGGCGCGCCTGTGGGCGCACTAGCACCAACCGCGGGTCGACATGGACAGTGCCCTGcctctgcctgcctgcctgcctggcgCCCCCCGGAATTTCGGTCGCGGCAACCAGGTCTCACGTACCCACCGACGCGCGAGTCACAGAAAAACCGCTTCAAACAGACGAGTACCACCAGCTCTCGCGCGATCCTCTGTTTGACCGCGCCACATGCGCGCGCGATTAATCCTAGCAAAGCAGCTCCCCGACCGAGCCCCATCCGGATTTATAATCTAGTCACCAAACCTTCGGAGTTGAAGCcgtatgtgtatatatatatatacaacagCCGCTCTCGAGATCGACAAGGAGAAGCAACCAGCGTGCATCCGAGGGAGAGACTGATCCGGACGCAAAAGGCATCCACCGAGTTTCCAGGTCTCACCAGCCAAGAACAAATCTAGCTAGTAATTAAGCTACAGCGCGAGCAAGAAGAGGTTAGTGTTGGGTAGTCGAGTTCGAGTTCGTTCCATGGAGACGAAGAAGCAGAAGAAGCAGCACGCGAGGTCAAGGAGCTTCACGGGCGGCGGGCTGGCCTCCTTCCTCAAGTCCACCGTCGCCTCCTTCTCCTCCACCTTCCCGTCgtccagcggcggcggcaggagGGCCTCCTTCAACCACCGCAACGCCTTCTCGGGCCCCATCGTCTCCATCGTCCCGCCGGaggcccgcggcggcggcaggaGGAATAAGCGGTCGTCAGGGTACGTGACGCCCGAGCCGTCGTCGCCCAAGGTGTCCTGCATCGGCCAGATCAAGCGCAGCAGCTCCAGGCGCCAGAAGAAGGTCAACCCGTGCGGCAAGAACGGCGGCGCCTGCCCGCTCCCGCCGAGGCCGCCGGTGTCAGCGGACGGGAAGCCCTGCAGGCCCCCCAGGGGCTCGCTCGTCAAGCGGTTGTCCTTCTTCCGGCGCAGCAGGTCGCGTTCTCGGTCGTCAAGGGCGTCGTCGTCGCCCAAAGATGGCCTCGTCGGTAACGGGATGGCGGCGGCCCCGGCTCCAGCGCCGCCGGTGGGACTTGGACACATGAGGCGGTTCACGAGCGGGCGCGCCGCGTTTCAGGACTTCGACTGgcgggaggaggagaggagaagccGTGACAGCgatgaggagttcgaggacgacGGGTTCGTAGCGCATTCGGCGCCGCTGGTGCTCGGCGGCGGGGTGGTAGCCTCGGAGCCGAGGA encodes:
- the LOC8054986 gene encoding pentatricopeptide repeat-containing protein At1g20300, mitochondrial, whose amino-acid sequence is MALFLKSKHHFPATGRIVFLRHLCEGSPSPSPPTDTDPSPPPLTRDDTKLLDALHAALLDHRRANPTAELPVSPPFDPLPSLSSTISDLLPSPPPPHLPLHLLRRLLALRRGVPLPEAAAFFRHIAASLPADSLPDLYASMIDLLAKHHHFSLARHLLDEMRERAVPISSRLIFALIRRYVRAEMPSEAADLFRRMEEYGSGAPEPATLASLLAALSKKRLASEAQALFDSCRTVFTPDVVLYTAVVHAWCRAGQLDEAERVFAEMQQSGIMPNVYTYTAVIDAMYRAGQVPRAQELLCQMIDSGCPPNTATFNAIMRAHVKAGRSEQVLQVHNQMHQLRCEPDIITYNFLIETHCGKGQGNLDAALKVLDKMIAKKCVPDCHTFNPMFRLLVVLGNIGAAHKLYEKMRELQCKPNVVTYNCLLKLFNKEKSMDMVLRMKKNMDVEGIEPNMHTYAALIEAFCGRGNWKRAHATLKEMIEEKSFKPSKQVRDMVLVLLRKAGQLKKHEELVELMVDRGFISHPANDALWSGLSAC
- the LOC8054987 gene encoding uncharacterized protein At1g76070, which gives rise to METKKQKKQHARSRSFTGGGLASFLKSTVASFSSTFPSSSGGGRRASFNHRNAFSGPIVSIVPPEARGGGRRNKRSSGYVTPEPSSPKVSCIGQIKRSSSRRQKKVNPCGKNGGACPLPPRPPVSADGKPCRPPRGSLVKRLSFFRRSRSRSRSSRASSSPKDGLVGNGMAAAPAPAPPVGLGHMRRFTSGRAAFQDFDWREEERRSRDSDEEFEDDGFVAHSAPLVLGGGVVASEPRKEVNLWRRRPMAPPTPLELP